The DNA sequence TTGTAGGTGCGGGATGAGATGACCATAAATTACTAGCTAATTCAAAAATACTAGCATCTAAGTTAGATTCAAGTAGTTGTTTCCATTGTTGAAAAGTATCAAATTTGGCGGTAGCTTTCAAAATATTTCCGTTACCATAAATAACCCTTACTTGCACCGCATCCTTAGCAATTTTTTCCCCCTCTTTCATGTAATAATGTTCTTTAGCTTCTTCTTCTGCTTCCCACATATTCTCAAGTGCGATCGCCATTGGTACAGAATGATGAGCTATAATGATACCAAAACTAATAGTAGCGTTTTTGCCCATAGTAAATAACGGGCGAGGAGAAACAGAATTAGGGATGGTGTCTGGATTTTGCCACTGCCAGTAATCCCCCTCATTATCAAATTCGTTGTGAGGATCAGCTTCACCTTTGAAACATTGACGTAAATCCCATAACCAATTATCCCACTCCCAAAGATTACCGTATGCTAAGACATCATCCCCACCACCATAAATAAGCCTTCCTGCATATCTTTCTTCGGTTAAATAAGGCACTAATTGATTAGAAAAGTCCAATAAGGCACGACTTAACGCACTATGGGTAGAAGGTCCCATTCTTTTGCGAAGTTTGATAAAATCTTTATATTCTTTAGCAATAGGATTATTTTTCATTTTTTCCGACAAACTAGGGGCAATATAGTCTTCATAGTTGCCTAATTTGCCTCCCTTTAACCATTCACTCATACCATCCCCATCCCCTGCGGCTAAAACATACCAGTCAGCAGGATTATTCTGAGGATAAAATTGATTGATTTCCCTCTGCAATTCCTGTCGGTAGCTAATATCTTCTTCTGTGTCAAACTCCTCTATTAACCAACCAGCATTGAGAAAACGAGGATGATATTTGTGGTAGTCACTCTCATCATGATTATCAATCCAAGGAATACCCCATGCTTGGGTTACAGTGTCGGGAATTTGTCGGTGATCAGCGATGATTTTTTGATTAAGATAAGAGCAAACTTGATGAAAATAGGTTAATTTTGCTTCTTTTTCCGCTTCTGTGCCTGTTTTTAAATATCCTGCAACTCCTGCGGTTAAATCTGGATAAGAGGCGTTAATTTGCTCCTCTGTCAAGTTTAACAAGTCTGGTAAAATTTTATGTAAACCTCTTTTTACCGTTTCTGTGGCATTCAGTTTTTCCCTACCATCAAACAATCCTGCGTGATGTTGCCAATATAACTTACTTTGCCCTTCGCTTAACCAATCATCTCCCGGATGTACTACTGAGCCTATACCTGATACAGTTGATCTGTCTCCAAAAGCAGTTGGTATTTCCCAACTACGGGCATTTTTTACCGATGCTAAAGCAAGGCGAGTTTGATCAAAGATACTAGCCCACCATGAACCAACATTAGCACTAGAAGGATATTTTTTCCAAGTTTCTAAGCGAATTTTTCCTGCTTTTTGCAAGAAGGCTAATTCTTTTTCTAAAAATAAAGCCTGTTTACCGAGTAAATCATAAGCCTGATTTTGAATATCAATCCATCTTTGATCTTCTTCTGGATTTTCGACTATTTGCTCATCTTGGAAGATTTCACTACTTTTTAATTCTACTCCTTCTTTACCAATGGATACACCGACATAATAAGTTTGCCATTGAGAATCTAACCAACCTTTCCAAGTGTTGCTTTGCGCTTTTAACTCCCTCATCCAATAGCGATTATTCTGCAAATCATCTAAGACTAAGGCGCTAACTTCTCGCCAACCGTTTAATAATTCATTTTTTGCGGTTTCCATAGCGGAAGCAACTTTTTCTTTGGGTAAGATTAAGATAATCACATTGGGAAAACCTGCTGTTAAGAGTTTTCTCCCATCGGGTTGTTTTATCCATTGACGAAAATGAGGATATTTTTCCAGTAACCAATGATCTATTAAGGGTTGTTGAAATAAACTGGGATAAAGTAGGGTATCTGCACCGTAAATTTGTGCTAATTTCCAACTCACTTTAGCACTAAGATAGTGTAAAATCCATGAACCAGCCCAAAAATCTCGCATTTTACGACTGGCTTTGATTAATTCTTGGATGGGAGAAAAGGTAAAGGCAGTTAGGTAAGGATGAGATAATTCTTTGTCTTTTTGCCAGTTGCCTTCCAATTCCTCCGTAGTTAAATTATATCCTGTTAATGCCCCTGCCATAGCAGAGGTTAAACTGCCGTGATTCCAAATACTGCTATCGGGTAAACGGGTTTCGGCAGGAGATAAGAGTAAACTATAGTCGTCAAGTTGTTGGCAAACTGCTTCGGGTAGGCAACGCCATAACCACCAGTATAATTCTTTGGTTTTTTCGATGTCGTCTTGATTTTCCCTTAAGTCTTGGGGTATTTGATTTAATAATTGATTTTCTTGATTGCTTAAATATTCTTGACGATTATTAATTAGTTGTTGATGTGATTTTATGTGTAGGTTTAATTTTTCCCCTGAAAGAAGATGTGAAACTTGTAAACCATTATCATTATAATCTATATGTGCAGTCACAGATGCGATCGCACCTCTATCACTAGCAGAAGTAAGAAAATCTGCTAATTTGATATGTTTCATGATTTTTTTTGAAGATTCTTCGGGATTTAAGCCATTTTCTACCCAATTATTCATCACTCCTAACTGTCGCCAAAAACTGTTTGAGCCTCTACCTGTGTTGTTGTGTAGTGCTTTCAATATGGGATCATGAAGTAATCCCCAAATCTTGGATTGCCAATATGGTTTAGCCACTATGGTTTTTTCCTTTTTTCCTTTGATATTTCTATAGTTTAGCTAACTGATTGGAGACTTATATATCTCTATCTAATATTTATAGATTTTACAGTTAGTCCTTTCAAAGGTTCATTATAAATACTCTCTTTTCCCATTATTTATTTATGTAATGAATATTATTTGTTTGTAACTTTTTTTTATATCCATGCCATACTATTATCTTTTGAATTGTTTTATTACGAATTATTGTCAATGTAGCTTTTTGATTACTAAGAGTTTAACAG is a window from the Cyanobacterium sp. Dongsha4 genome containing:
- the cas10 gene encoding type III-B CRISPR-associated protein Cas10/Cmr2, producing MAKPYWQSKIWGLLHDPILKALHNNTGRGSNSFWRQLGVMNNWVENGLNPEESSKKIMKHIKLADFLTSASDRGAIASVTAHIDYNDNGLQVSHLLSGEKLNLHIKSHQQLINNRQEYLSNQENQLLNQIPQDLRENQDDIEKTKELYWWLWRCLPEAVCQQLDDYSLLLSPAETRLPDSSIWNHGSLTSAMAGALTGYNLTTEELEGNWQKDKELSHPYLTAFTFSPIQELIKASRKMRDFWAGSWILHYLSAKVSWKLAQIYGADTLLYPSLFQQPLIDHWLLEKYPHFRQWIKQPDGRKLLTAGFPNVIILILPKEKVASAMETAKNELLNGWREVSALVLDDLQNNRYWMRELKAQSNTWKGWLDSQWQTYYVGVSIGKEGVELKSSEIFQDEQIVENPEEDQRWIDIQNQAYDLLGKQALFLEKELAFLQKAGKIRLETWKKYPSSANVGSWWASIFDQTRLALASVKNARSWEIPTAFGDRSTVSGIGSVVHPGDDWLSEGQSKLYWQHHAGLFDGREKLNATETVKRGLHKILPDLLNLTEEQINASYPDLTAGVAGYLKTGTEAEKEAKLTYFHQVCSYLNQKIIADHRQIPDTVTQAWGIPWIDNHDESDYHKYHPRFLNAGWLIEEFDTEEDISYRQELQREINQFYPQNNPADWYVLAAGDGDGMSEWLKGGKLGNYEDYIAPSLSEKMKNNPIAKEYKDFIKLRKRMGPSTHSALSRALLDFSNQLVPYLTEERYAGRLIYGGGDDVLAYGNLWEWDNWLWDLRQCFKGEADPHNEFDNEGDYWQWQNPDTIPNSVSPRPLFTMGKNATISFGIIIAHHSVPMAIALENMWEAEEEAKEHYYMKEGEKIAKDAVQVRVIYGNGNILKATAKFDTFQQWKQLLESNLDASIFELASNLWSSHPAPTKQAIKDWVISFSLNRNVDEDKQNEIRNCLTNFIENLWNTTSLNEINNEVQNWLKLASFMIRKREI